From Malaya genurostris strain Urasoe2022 chromosome 2, Malgen_1.1, whole genome shotgun sequence:
CGTACACCTTATCCAAGTTACAGTCATCTGTAAAAAAAACTACTAAATTTCGACACACCCTATAGAACTCTGATGGTCTGTAAAATGGACTTTCTGCTTTCTGTTTCTTGCGAATGAAAATTCGAACACTTCAAatgaatctgtcatttttttgcGGAACTCTTCTTGAGTGTATTGAAAACTAACTTGACTGATTCAACACAGATTGAAAATGTATTGCAAGATGTACCCCACGATGTTATCAACTGGGGAAATATACGTTTTTctgataaaaattattttggaaGGTATAAATAAGCTAAGTCCTCAACGTCGGCTGGAACAGATGGTATCCCTTCTGTTGTATTTAAAAAGTGTGCGGGCATATTGTGCATACCCTAGAaactatttttcaacgaatcgttGTCACGATCAGTATTTTCTACACGCTGGAAAAAATCAGTTATGTTTACTGTGTACAAAAGGGAGTTAAGTGAAATGTTACAAACTATCGTGGTATAACCTCTCTTTGTGTACACTGAGAAAAGAATCATAGTAACCGCAACctgtttttcattgtcatttctaCTATACGCTAAAATAGTAGCAAAGAGCATGATAcatgactattcaccatctgtattgtataaattactagacaacaaagactacgacttgactaaactatttgtatttatgacttttctggcatggtcatactgacaatggtagtcatctcaaatataagaacaaatagttaaactcacaatttctagtaaggtgaaattgctcttgagccttgatatatgagaagcgaaatagttattgctaccatgtgaatatgttcacagtataataatgttaccataaatagatacatggtttgatagacgattatgaagtttgaaaacactattcatgtagtccatatcaacagaatttatgtagtaatcacattatcgtgtattttttgttttttagccgactatgtatttcatttgtgctgactatacaaattgtcaataaacgaaCGTTCTATGtcattgtcacataaagttacaatataacagaaaatttcgtacgtgggtaacacatcagtgattgatatgaaaaaaatattttatatgatgactttgtgtaatttggtaggtcttgcaggtgagtaaagtttgtagccttaatagtttccgtcattgaaattcaatttttcaaccatttttccgGCAAGGGCTAcgttttccagtgaaatcaacGTCTCGTGTacgatttattattcattatcggtcgctgtagaaataACATCCAACATATCGCAGGTGGGTAGCGAGGTTtacatctggacttggctattaatttctttcatgctgctcattcctgcttcaggaaaaaaaTCCACCGGACATCAGAGCCTTTGATCAACTGCTGCTACCAAACAATGCTCCTCAGTGTCCACGttgctattcaacatttcacTAGGCATGTCATCATTTaatatgatgtgaaaataaaataaaattccatgaaactattttgttgttcttgttctagagtacaaattcataaaactttttaacattagctcatgttttgctgatcttcagcattgttgaatcaaccactgcctttagtttcgaaataactagaagtgaaatgttaaaaatactatggctctggttatagcgaaaactacaatgtaaatgaagattcggtcatggttagcctaaccatctcaatcgtattagttattcatacaatataatgttcaatattactattctagagccgataccatttatagtaaacatgaacttgactattgttgaaatcatctgatttaatagtcggctgaaaaccactatacgctcatggtcaagttggccctctatatagtaacagttaccattttatttttctgagtgtaggaTCGAAGTAGAGTGCCTATTactagagtgacgacagctgttcgtttggaatgacagctaccagttccaaacgaacaaacgacctgtcaattcaatgtaaagctaatggaatgttttgaattgttgccaacattgcgGATGAGAAGTCGTCAATCTGGTTATAGGCTTTCTAGTTATAGGCACTCTTGATCAAAGCTGTTCGAAATCTTAGTAGGTGACGTTCTGTTCCGCGAAACAAAACACCTCGTTTTGTATCAAAAACATGGAAGATTGGTAGACACGGTTCATACGACTACATTTGATCGTGTAAATCATACCCTTCTGCTGGCCAAAAATTGATAAACTATATCATATATCGATTGATAAACTACAACGTACATCGATCGATTTTATTAACTGGTTGCGTGGTTGGTCGCTCTCTACCAGTGAAGCTTGGGAACGCTTAATTAGTTCAGAGTTGCACTATCGCccttctgaataacgtcgcatCGATTTtatgatcgtatttcatttgtattcctaataacgctagcaaaatcaaaggtagctagggtTCGATCGAAAAACTATTattgttattcagaataagggcgtatatcTAGCGAATCTCTTGAAAAGGTGTTAGTTATTAGAGGTTTTAGGTGTACTTTTAGATTTACAATTTTCGTTTTGAGATCATTATTCATATATCATAGCACTGGCAAAAAGAAACCTTGACTTCATTACAAGAATTACTAAAGAATTCAACGACCCGTACTGCTTACGAGCTCTATACTTTTCACTGGTTCGTTCTATCCTGGAAGCATCATCACCGATCTGGTGTCGTTACACATGTAAATGAATCAACAGAATTGAAGCCGTACAATCGAGGTTTATTCGTTTTGCTCTTTAATCGCTACCATGGTGTAACCAAGCAGTGCTTCCACCTTAGACTGATCGTTGTCGTCTCCTCAACATGGAAACCTTAGTCACGAGGCAAAATATTTCAAGAGCAACCTTCGTAGATAAGCTACTTGCAGATCATATTGGTGCTCCTATTATTCTCTCGCAAATCCAAATCAatgtagggcaacggctccctatttcatctgagctcctatttccatctcatcccttcacctcattactttgaacatgaataatattctaaaacctacctgaaccaaactgtgaaatgttttaaaatgattatgaaagctgttgtcacactttccttttgaaagaaatggttttaagttcttcgtgtatcgttttttcatttaaaataaactcatttttcaatttaggacacattttcgtctcaagatttacagttcgtcatgtttctgattatctactaatcgattcgtctcaaaacatgatcactttttcgcacaattacactaccattgaatgctggatgacttcataattagtaatgttcacttgccacttgtttaataaacgatttaaaacttcaagaattacccgacaaacaataaaagtctttaaaaatatgagatgaaagtttttcacttagttcacttgattgcgctttgttttcatctcatttggtttcgcaaagttgccaagttatctcatattgttacaaaaaataaattgattttcttcttcaaattattaccaaaaagtatgtttttggtatccgtgacattagtttaattatattattgataataatatataaataaaactgttttggcttcgaatattaccagaaagagcgtgttaaatactaatgaaataaccattgtggcaaatctagtagcactggtttcattccgctatacgccaacataacgctgtgaagtgtgtgtgtatttcatcggctgtgtacagagatgccaggtattttcatagaaaatatgtattactttgcatagaaagtctatatctgttctatctgttttctttaataaaatgatgttaaaagatagttctttagatctccgtaagtcattgccccattaattagataattcaacgagtaaatttttttaccaataataataatgtggaaaaattctggtgggtacggttgtatcgtttgagttgtatatctggcagcggtaaggcagtcggtcaccagaatgtctgcaagccatatttttccagctggcagcgtttagtcagccatctggcagccatgcgaatgcgggtgagagtgtaatagtggaatattttgttttgattgctgtcgccattgctaatttataggatgaataaaagatcaacgataggatgaataaaaatccattgagatgaaattaggagcagagtagtgaaaacatcattagtgtttttagctgttttataaatattagctcaattttcaagaaatttgaatcaattttcaacgtggagcaaggcgaatgaagcagtaatatgaaatagttacagtgattttagtggctaaatcggggtttgaaggcgacgtccttacaaatgagatgaaatagggagcccttaccctattccAAGCGTGTATGACCATTTTAAGTTTTCCATCTCCAATGACGCATTTAAAAATAGGCTTGGAGTATTGACGTAGTTTAGAGGAATTGTTTTGTAAGAAAATAATGTattgctttttttttaatttgtactatGTGAGCTTGTAACAATGTTTGTAAATCAGTGTTTCAAAAGATGTGGGGTTCTTTTCTTCAGATATTTGAGCCAACTATAAAATGGATTACTTCCAACAAACGACTATATAACCAAAAATTTGTCAAGTGATTATATACATATTTCAATACGTATGGCTTTTAGCTTATTTTCCGTAACCGTAACCAATCTACATGTTCAATAATTTACGACATATTTGTGTTTTTATAGTAGAAGTACAGAAGACCCATGTTAAATAGTTTTGTGCAAATAAATGAAACAAGTAGTGCGATTTCGGAATTAATATACAAGCTGTTTATTCTTCAACAAATATATTTCGTTAGACACAATCAACTCAAATAACTTATTCGCTATTAAATGTTTAAACTAATGTTCTAATAAAatccagagaaaaaaaacaagttcaaaACATGAGTttgtattttcataaatatgtatTACAATGGAATGCACAATCTTTATGAGTTAACTATACTAATTTATAAGTGAATCTAAAGGACGGAGTCAATTTTCGCAGATGCTCAAATGTGTCTTCAAGATTTTCTGTCTGTATCACATTTGTTAATTTACTTTATAAGTACTGGTGAAGCGTACTgtgaaaatacttgaaatatacAACCAAATTGATTAAGAATTATTACGTTTAATTAAACTTTAAATTTAAGTATTTTATTGTCAGCTAGATCCATTGAATTGTTGAGACATTTGAAATTATTCATTGAATTTGTTAACCAAAAACGTACATTTAATGCACTCATATTTGTTTAACAGTTAGTACATCAGTTTAACCATCACATTTTTGTCGAGTTTTAATTTTATGTAACTAATTAAGGCACTTTCCACCAGTCCGACCGAACATGCAACCGAATATGTATTATTCACAAGACTAGCCGTACCACGCGGAAGCCGACACCCAGTAGGAAAAACTACAATATTTAAACTTGCCTCGTGGTTTGCATTTAAGATGATACTCAATATACTGACAAGGGCACTGAAACTGACGACAATGGCGTGCCGGTTCAACGGAAGTTACGTCTATTAGCCCTCGCATTGATTGGTTACCCCAACGGGAGGCGTAGCGCAGCAATAGTAGAAGTCCACGTTCCTGTAACAAATCACGTTAGAAGCTTTTTGCATATTCGACCCGACAATTTTGTCGCCTTGTTAAGTACAGTGCTGAATACTACTGCTTAAGATAGACTCATACAAAACCCTTCACCACTGTTATACTTATAAGTATTTAATTAGATCGAGGCACAAATTATCAACATATTTGTACTTGTTGTTAGTGGAAATGTAAATGTTAGTTTCGTTATGAGATGTAAATTTCTTCTTAACAGTAtgcttcactactaaaattaacAAAACGATATCCTTTTGGCGTATTACGACTAttatactattttttttaggttgAGCATTCAATTTAGATCTGGAATCCTAATCTTTGCACCCATTGTCGTAGTGATGCACAACAAATCCGCGGATCTTCCTTTGGCTTTTTATGAAGTAGAACCTCCTCAGCATACTGGCAAGGGCAGTAGGCAGTGGGAATATGTCTAGGAGATGAAACGATGCCATTTTCTTCTATTGTCCAATCGAGCCGACGTCGGAGATAATCCTTACCCCATCGCTGCAGATATCGCAAGAAAATTTCCTCTGCTCTACCCTAAATTTAATCAATAATATTTACATAAACTCACGAAAAGTTTAAACGTTACATGCAATTTAAGTAATCCCTTAAAAAAAACTCGGATGAaaatgataaaacttttgtgtcCATACCTGCTTTCTAGATAAGCGTGTTGTGTTGGCTCCTTGTATAACAATATCGTTTGTGGAAACGTCTAGTCGGCTCTCCCAGCCTGGTTCTATTGTGTTGCCGTTTTGTTCACTTCGTTCGATAAACTCATTGAGATAGCTGATACATTGCGAAGGTTCGAAGTACATGAAGCAAAGATTCACTTTATGGCATGAGATATGACCTCGGTCATCCAAGGCAAGTAGAATTTTATGTCGTATCAACTGTTTATTCACTCGAGCCATACAACGTTGAAGTCCACGTGCCAAACGTAACTTGACCCACATGCATAGGAAGATGGCAGCTGCATTCAGGAAGAGCCATCCGACTCCTAACGAAAATAGTGTGATTCCAACCAAGCCGGAAAATAGTAAGCCCAATAATACTATAAAAGCGAACATTATCCAAACGACCAGTACCCGTTTATAGCAAATATTGTACATGGTAAATCGATAATCATTTACCAACGTTTCCATTGCATGGACATACTCTTCTACAGTAAGCTGAAAATAAGAAgcaaaatgttttttaaaataatattagTACTTATGATTATATGTAATAATGACTTATAATAAATAATTAGGTACTTTTCCGTTATCCGGGAGCAAGAAAAAATATGCCTAATGCTTTGATGCCTGTTATGCCCATATTTTGCTGCCGCTTGTTTCTAAGGCAAGTATACCTAATTGAAGTAAATATACTCAACTAATCAATATTAAGCTTTGGGCAGACCATGTCAGCTTGTAGCGAAT
This genomic window contains:
- the LOC131433137 gene encoding uncharacterized protein LOC131433137 isoform X1, which translates into the protein MSTNKGTDETDRSAVANGDEKQNNAAALPSELENRYSSIQETSLSVTNKLSVSSDKEANKTTNWVKFDDDEGGKKEAKALQLPSSIKSMTAPANENVTPAVLATESVHVTVDSRLPATPKQGTATISSSGSSMLTVTTAANTINKTSQPAVIDIPKQSVNVVQPIQSMRTIELSTGRVREGFANGDVIVTLLPTNTRWPWITPAVFRPELVPEELMAQGLTLTVEEYVHAMETLVNDYRFTMYNICYKRVLVVWIMFAFIVLLGLLFSGLVGITLFSLGVGWLFLNAAAIFLCMWVKLRLARGLQRCMARVNKQLIRHKILLALDDRGHISCHKVNLCFMYFEPSQCISYLNEFIERSEQNGNTIEPGWESRLDVSTNDIVIQGANTTRLSRKQGRAEEIFLRYLQRWGKDYLRRRLDWTIEENGIVSSPRHIPTAYCPCQYAEEVLLHKKPKEDPRICCASLRQWVQRLGFQI